Below is a window of bacterium DNA.
CTCAGCCTGGTCGACATCGTGCATGCGCAGGCGCACCGCTGGTTCATCGTGACGCAGCCTCTGGCGTTTCTCTTGTTCTTGATCGCCGGACTCGCGGAAACCAATCGCGCGCCGTTCGATCTGCCCGAGGCCGAGCAAGAGCTGATCGCGGGCTACCAAACCGAGTACGGCGGCTTCGCGTTCGCCATGTTCTACCTCGGCGAATACGTCGGCGTGATTACCATGGGCGCGCTGAGCGCCACCCTGTTCTTGGGAGGATGGCAGGGCCCGCTGCTGCCCCCGGTCTTGTGGTTCCTCGTCAAGGTATTTGTGGTCGTCTGCATCTTCATCTGGATCCGCGCGACGCTGCCGCGGCTTCGCTACGACCAGTTGATGGGGTTCGGATGGAAAGTCCTGGTGCCGGTCGGGCTCGCGAACCTCGCGGTGACGGCGATCCTCATTGTGTGGCGCGGAGGGGGGTGAGCGCGCTCGTGCTTGGGCGGCTGCGTCAGGCTTGGGCGATGGTCAAAGGATTGGGCATCGTCGGCCGGTACCTGTTCCGGCCGCCCGTGACCGTCCGGTACCCGGACGCGAAATCCCCCGTGCAGCCGCGATTCAAAGGGCGCCACTACCTCACGTTGTTCGCCGACGGCATGGAGCGCTGCGTCGGATGCGAGCTGTGCGTGATCGCGTGCCCCAGCCAGTCGATCTACGTCCGCGCGGAGGAAAACGATCCGCTGCATCCCCACTCCAAGGGCGAGCGGTTCGCGGCGGATTTCCAGATCAACATGCTCCGCTGCATCTTTTGCGGGCTGTGCGAGGAGGCCTGTCCCACCGGGGCGATCGTGCTCGGCCACGAGTTTGAGCTCTCCGGCTATACCCGCGAGTCCCTCATTTACACCAAGGACCGGCTGACGGAGCGCGTTCCGGGCGAATCGGGGCGCGACCCCAACCGGGAGGTGTAAGTGGCGATCCTGCTGTTTATCCTCATCGCGTGCCTCGCTCTGGCCGGCGGGGTCGGGGTGATCGCCTCCCGCCGGCCGGTGCACAGCGCCCTCGCGCTCCTCCTGGTGCTCGGAAGCCTCGCAGTCGACTACCTGCTGCTCGACGCTCAGTTCATCGCGGCTCTGCAGGTGATCATCTACGCGGGGGCGATCGTGGTCCTCTTCATCTTCATTATCATGCTCTTGGCCGCCCGAAGCGGCGAGGACCCGAGGATCCAGGCGGTGCTGTCGCCGGTCGCCGGCGCCGTGTTGTGCGGCGTGTTTGGCCTCGCCGTCCTCATCGTCCTCAGCCACGCGGCGGAGAGCCCGGCCTCCGTGGGTGAGCAGTTCGGGACGGTGCAAATGGTCGGCCGCGCGCTCTTCTCGCGATTTCTGCTGCCGTTTGAGGCGGCGTCCATCGTCCTCCTCGTCGGGATGATCGGGGCGGTGGCCCTGGGGCGCCGGCTTTCGGATGAAGCCCCGGATCGGGGACGCCGCACCCCGGCCCCGGAGGAGCGCTGATGGTGGTCCCACCGCTCTACCAGCTGTCGCTGAGCGCGCTCTTGTTCACGCTCGGAATGATCGGAGTCCTCGTCCGCCGCTCGGCGCTCATCGTCTTCATGTCGATCGAACTCATGCTCAACGCCGTGAACCTGTCGCTGGTGACGTTTGCGCGCGTGCGCGGCAACGTGGACGGCCAACTGCTGGTGTTCTTTGTCCTGGTGGTCGCGGCGGTGGAGGTGGTGGTCGGGCTTGCGATCATCGTCGACATCTTCCGGTCCCGCCAGACGGTCGATATCGACGATGTCGATCTCCTCCGTGGATAGGCGGCGGTCCACGTGACCCGGACCCTCGCCGCCCTCATCCTGCTGCTGCCCCTCGCGGGGTGGATCGCCAACGGTCTCTGGGGAAGCCGGTTGGGCCGGCGCGCCGTCGCCGTCATCGCCTGCGGTACGGTTGGCGCCGCGTGTGTCGCGGCGGCGCTGCTCCTCTGGCGTGTGGAGACGGCTCCGGGCGCGCTCTCCCGCGTCGACTTCTATCGCTGGATCGGGGCGGGACCCGTGCAGGTGGCCCTGAGCTTCCTGGTCGACCCGCTCTCGATCGCGATGGCGCTCGTCGTGTGCGGCGTGGGGTTCTTGATCCACGTCTACTCCGTAGGCTACATGGATGAGGACCCGGGGTTCGCGCGATACTTCGCCTACCTCAACCTGTTCATGGCCGCGATGCTCACCTTGGTCCTGGCGGGGAACCTGGTCGTGATGTTCATCGGCTGGGAGGGCGTCGGGCTGTGCAGCTACCTCCTCATCGCCTTTTGGTTCACGCGCCCGGCGGCGGCGGCGGCCGGGGTCAAGGCGTTCCTCGTCACGCGGCTCGGCGACGTAGGATTTCTCCTCGGCATCTTCCTGGCGTTCGGCCTCTTCGGGACGACCGACTTCACCGTGATGACCCAGGAGGCCGCCCGCCGGCTCGCGCTCGGGGGAGGCGCCGCTACCGCGCTCGCGCTCCTGCTCTTCGCCGGCGCCGTCGGAAAATCGGCGCAGCTGCCGCTGTATGTCTGGCTCCCGGACGCGATGGAAGGCCCGACGCCCGTCAGCGCCCTGATCCACGCGGCGACGATGGTGACGGCCGGCGTCTACATGATCGTGCGGCTCCACGCGGTGTTCCTGCGCGCACCGTTTGCGATGGACCTGGTCGCCGCCGTGGGGGCGATCACGGCGATCTTCGCCGCGGCATGTGCCTTGGTGGAGCCCGATCTCAAGCGCGTCCTGGCCTATTCGACGATCAGCCAGCTCGGGTACATGTTTTTGGCGGTCGGGGTCGGGGCGTTTGGGGCGGGGATGTTCCACCTCACCTCCCATGCCTTCTTCAAGGCGCTTTTGTTCCTCGCGGCCGGCAGCGTGATGCACGCGCTCCATGGGGAGACCGACATGGGGCGCATGGGCGGGCTGGCGCGCCGGCTGCCGCGGACGGCGGGGGCGTTCGCCGTCGGCGCGCTGGCGCTCGCGGGGATCCCTCCGCTGAGCGGCTTCTTCAGTAAGGATCTCATTCTCGCCGAGGCGTTCCGCGCCCACGTCTGGCTGTGGGTCGTGGGCGTGGCCGCTGCGGGCCTGACCTCGGTGTACATCGTGCGGGCCTTTGCCCTGACCTTCCTGGGGGTGTCGATGAGGGACCTCGGTGAGGCGGCCCACGATCCGGCGCCCCTGATGGACGCGCCCATGCGGCTCCTCGCCGGGCTCACCGTCGTTGGCGGTGCGCTGGGCTGGTCGTTTACGCATCCCGGCGTGCTAGAGCGGTTCCTCCAGCCGGTCATCGCCGCGGGCGCGGCCCCCGCGCCGCGTGGGGGGACGTGGACCGGAGAGGCGGCGCTCGTCGCTGTGAGCCTGCTCATCGCCGTCGCCGGCATCGCCGTCTCCTGGCGGAGATACGTCCGGCGGACTCTCCGGCTTGGTTCCCCATGGCTGTCTGGGCTGCTGCGTCACCAGTTTTATGTTGAAGCCGTCTACGACGCGGTTGTGGTTGCCCCCGCCCGCGCGCTGGCCCGCGCCGCCGCCGTGGGAGATCGGTCGGTGATCGATGCCGCCCTCGTCGGAGTGGCGCGCTCGATCGGCCGGACCGGTCAAGCGCTCCGCGGTCTCCAGACCGGATACCTCACCCACTACGCGGCGTTCATCCTGATCGGCGCCATCCTCTTGCTCGTCTTCTGGGTGTCCCGGTGACGGCCGGACCGCTCACCTGGCTCATCCTGCTGCCCTTGTTGGGCGCGGCCACGGCCGCGGGAATCGACCGGCGCCACGAGCGCCAGATCCGGATCCTCGGGTTCCTCAGCGCGGCTCTGACGTTCGTCCTGGCGGCATGGGTGTGGGCGCGGTTCGTCCCGGGCGGGGCCGGCCTCCAGTTTGAAGAGAAGATTCCCTGGGTCCCTAAGACCGGGATGACCTATCACGTGGGAGTGGATGGTCTTTCGGTCACCCTCGTCGCGCTCACGGCGTTTCTGTTTCCCATCGCGCTCGCCTCCTCCGCGGGCCAGGTGGCGGCTCGGGTCAAGGCGTTTGTGATCACGGTGCTGCTGCTCGAAGCGGGGTTGCTCGGCACGTTCCTCGCCCAGGACCTCGTCCTGTTCTACGTGTTCTGGGAAGGCATGCTCATCCCGATGTACTTTCTGATCGGCTTGTGGGGCGGTCCCGGGCGCGCGCGCGCGGCGATCAAGTTCCTCATCTACACGATGGCCGGAAGCGTCCTGATGCTCCTGGCCATTGTGGCCGTGTACCTGCAGGGGGAGCGGGTAATGGGGCAGGCGACGTTTGATCTGCCAGCCCTGCTTGCGCACCCGCTCGGCATCGGGGGGAGCCTCGGCCGCCTGCTCTTCCTGGCTTTTGCCGTGGCGTTTGCCATCAAGATGCCGGTGTGGCCGCTCCACACCTGGCAGCCGGATGCGTACGCTGAGGCCCCGCCCGTGGTGACCGTGCTGCTCGCGTCGGTGATGGCGAAGACGGGGGCGTATGGGTTCTTGCGATTTTGCCTGCCGCTGTTTCCCGAGGCGATGCGCGTGCTGGGCCCGCTGGCGTCGACCCTCGCCGTGATCGGCATCCTCTACGGCGGCGCGGTCGCCTGGGCGCAGTCCGACCTGCGGCGGCTGCTCGCGTACGGAAGCATGAGCCACATGGGCTTCATCCTCCTCGGGATCTTCGCGCTCAACGTCCCGGCCATCCAGGGCAGCCTGATCCAGATGATCAACCACGGGATCAGCACGGGGGCGCTGTTCCTGATCGGCGGGATGCTCATCGAGCGCACCGGCCGCGTCCGCACGGACGAGTACGGGGGGATCGCCGCTGTCACGCCGCGACTTGCGGCCGCGACGCTGATCGTCGTGCTCTCCTCACTCGCGCTGCCCGCGACCAACGGG
It encodes the following:
- the nuoL gene encoding NADH-quinone oxidoreductase subunit L, whose product is MTRTLAALILLLPLAGWIANGLWGSRLGRRAVAVIACGTVGAACVAAALLLWRVETAPGALSRVDFYRWIGAGPVQVALSFLVDPLSIAMALVVCGVGFLIHVYSVGYMDEDPGFARYFAYLNLFMAAMLTLVLAGNLVVMFIGWEGVGLCSYLLIAFWFTRPAAAAAGVKAFLVTRLGDVGFLLGIFLAFGLFGTTDFTVMTQEAARRLALGGGAATALALLLFAGAVGKSAQLPLYVWLPDAMEGPTPVSALIHAATMVTAGVYMIVRLHAVFLRAPFAMDLVAAVGAITAIFAAACALVEPDLKRVLAYSTISQLGYMFLAVGVGAFGAGMFHLTSHAFFKALLFLAAGSVMHALHGETDMGRMGGLARRLPRTAGAFAVGALALAGIPPLSGFFSKDLILAEAFRAHVWLWVVGVAAAGLTSVYIVRAFALTFLGVSMRDLGEAAHDPAPLMDAPMRLLAGLTVVGGALGWSFTHPGVLERFLQPVIAAGAAPAPRGGTWTGEAALVAVSLLIAVAGIAVSWRRYVRRTLRLGSPWLSGLLRHQFYVEAVYDAVVVAPARALARAAAVGDRSVIDAALVGVARSIGRTGQALRGLQTGYLTHYAAFILIGAILLLVFWVSR
- the nuoK gene encoding NADH-quinone oxidoreductase subunit NuoK, which codes for MVVPPLYQLSLSALLFTLGMIGVLVRRSALIVFMSIELMLNAVNLSLVTFARVRGNVDGQLLVFFVLVVAAVEVVVGLAIIVDIFRSRQTVDIDDVDLLRG
- a CDS encoding NADH-quinone oxidoreductase subunit J; the protein is MAILLFILIACLALAGGVGVIASRRPVHSALALLLVLGSLAVDYLLLDAQFIAALQVIIYAGAIVVLFIFIIMLLAARSGEDPRIQAVLSPVAGAVLCGVFGLAVLIVLSHAAESPASVGEQFGTVQMVGRALFSRFLLPFEAASIVLLVGMIGAVALGRRLSDEAPDRGRRTPAPEER
- a CDS encoding NADH-quinone oxidoreductase subunit M, with product MTAGPLTWLILLPLLGAATAAGIDRRHERQIRILGFLSAALTFVLAAWVWARFVPGGAGLQFEEKIPWVPKTGMTYHVGVDGLSVTLVALTAFLFPIALASSAGQVAARVKAFVITVLLLEAGLLGTFLAQDLVLFYVFWEGMLIPMYFLIGLWGGPGRARAAIKFLIYTMAGSVLMLLAIVAVYLQGERVMGQATFDLPALLAHPLGIGGSLGRLLFLAFAVAFAIKMPVWPLHTWQPDAYAEAPPVVTVLLASVMAKTGAYGFLRFCLPLFPEAMRVLGPLASTLAVIGILYGGAVAWAQSDLRRLLAYGSMSHMGFILLGIFALNVPAIQGSLIQMINHGISTGALFLIGGMLIERTGRVRTDEYGGIAAVTPRLAAATLIVVLSSLALPATNGFVGEFLILVGTFRAHPAYAALATLGVVVTAAYLLAWVGRIFHGPTRADLASMVDLRRGEVAVLVPLIVVIFWVGLYPRPLLERSEATVRALVGRASAAGIDVGPVARRHGVGSHGPVTVR
- the nuoI gene encoding NADH-quinone oxidoreductase subunit NuoI, which produces MSALVLGRLRQAWAMVKGLGIVGRYLFRPPVTVRYPDAKSPVQPRFKGRHYLTLFADGMERCVGCELCVIACPSQSIYVRAEENDPLHPHSKGERFAADFQINMLRCIFCGLCEEACPTGAIVLGHEFELSGYTRESLIYTKDRLTERVPGESGRDPNREV